The genomic stretch GGTCGAGCTTGACGTGCTCGCGCCAATCCTCGCCTCGCGCTCGCATTACTGGGCCTCGGATGTCGACCGCGAACGCGAGGAAGCACGCCGGCGCCTCCAGGCGTCGTTGGCATGGGCGGCCGAGCACGGCATTCCGGCGAAGGGGGAGGTCGGCGACCCCGATGCGCTTGCCGCGATCGAGGACGAGCTTCGCGACTTCGGCGCCGACGAAGTCGTCATCGCCACGCATCCTGGAGAGCGCACGAGCTGGCTCGCCGGCCACATGCTCGCGCACCTCCGACGCGAACTCGACGTCCCGGTGCGAGAGATCGTCGTGGGCGACGACCGCCAACGCTCACCGATAGCGCCGGGGTCCCCCGCGAAGTAGGATCGGATACGTGGCCAGCGAGCCCGGGCGTCTTCGTCATCGCCTGACCGTCGCGCTCATCGCGGGCGGCCTCGTCGGCTTGGGCGGCGTGATCGGGATCGCCGCGAACGTGGGCACGGAGAAGAAGGTGACGACCGTCAACGCACCCACCACGGCTGCGGCTGCGCCGGTCGATCCGCACGTCGCAGCGGGCGCGCACGACTTCGTGCAGTTTGCGTGCGCCCAGTGTCACGGCGAGCAAGGCCGCGGCGGCATCGCGCCGGGGGTGCCGCCGCTCATCTCCGTCGCGAAGACGCTGACACCGCCGGAGTTGCGGTCGATCATCGACCACGGGCTCGGCGAATCGACCAACCCGACCAAGCCCTACATGCCGGTCTGGGGAGCCGTGATGTCAGAGACGCAAGTCTCCGACCTGATCGCGTACCTGCGCGCAGGACTGCCGCGCGTGCCGACGGCCGAGCCACCGCCGCTCCCCCAGCGCCAGGGAATCGCCGTGGAAGGGGCGGCGCTCTACGACCGCTACGGCTGCATCAACTGTCACGGCCC from Capillimicrobium parvum encodes the following:
- a CDS encoding c-type cytochrome, whose product is MASEPGRLRHRLTVALIAGGLVGLGGVIGIAANVGTEKKVTTVNAPTTAAAAPVDPHVAAGAHDFVQFACAQCHGEQGRGGIAPGVPPLISVAKTLTPPELRSIIDHGLGESTNPTKPYMPVWGAVMSETQVSDLIAYLRAGLPRVPTAEPPPLPQRQGIAVEGAALYDRYGCINCHGPNGLGGVPNPQAPDKTIPPLSGADFRKEFNTDAKITAVIRSGSVIGRSPIVSMPHWGGIIREQQLQALVAYLKTLK